The following are encoded together in the Roseobacter denitrificans OCh 114 genome:
- the glgB gene encoding 1,4-alpha-glucan branching protein GlgB, whose product MNISQTDAEKLAAGCHGNPFSVLGLHEVAGKLSLRVFLPGAETVEALDPKTGRVIVTLNQTETPGLFEGTAARRKKRFAYHLRITQGAHQWQMDDPYRFGPVIGDIDEYLLGEGSHRRLWSVLGAHVITHEGVAGTHFAVWAPNAQRVSVVGEFNVWDGRRMMMRQRGATGVWEIFVPGIGEGEIYKYEIIAPDGSLLPQKADPVGFGAEHPPRTGSVVRKIDGYAWDDAQWMTRRADVQRIDQPVSIYEVHLGSWRRVPEDGNRPLSYVELADQLVAYVKDMGFTHMEVMPVSEFPFDGSWGYQPIGLFAPTIRHGTLDEFRALVAACHRENIGVILDWVPGHFPEDAHGLGRFDGTALYEHADRKEGFHPDWNTLVYNYGRAEVANYLAANALYWLQEHHVDGLRVDAVASMLYRDYSRKDGEWIPNRDGGRENYEAISFLQKVNTESYGEVPGIMTIAEESTAFPGVSAPVDAGGLGFGFKWNMGWMNDTLQYMQQDPIHRKYHHHEMTFGLHYAFSENFILPLSHDEVVHGKGSLLDKMPGQGDDKFANLRAYYGFMWGHPGKKLLFMGCEFAQGVEWNHDSSLDWHLLDHPQHRGMQNLVRDLNALYRENAALHGLDCAAQGFEWIDENNAEASVLAWLRHGPDGGAPMLVVSNFTPVERSHYRLGVPQAGRWVERLNTNADCYGGTGLGNLGGVQSADIAAAGRPFSIDVVLPPLTTLFFQLDDG is encoded by the coding sequence GTGAATATCTCACAAACAGATGCCGAAAAGCTCGCCGCGGGGTGTCACGGCAATCCGTTTTCCGTGCTCGGCCTGCATGAGGTTGCGGGAAAGCTGAGCCTGCGCGTCTTTCTGCCCGGTGCCGAGACTGTGGAGGCGCTGGACCCCAAGACCGGGCGCGTGATCGTCACGCTCAACCAGACGGAAACGCCGGGGCTTTTCGAGGGCACCGCGGCGCGGCGCAAGAAGCGTTTTGCCTATCATCTGCGCATCACCCAAGGCGCGCATCAGTGGCAGATGGATGATCCTTATCGCTTTGGCCCCGTGATCGGGGATATCGACGAATATCTTCTGGGAGAGGGCTCACATCGTCGCCTATGGAGTGTGTTGGGCGCCCATGTCATTACGCATGAAGGTGTTGCAGGCACGCATTTCGCCGTCTGGGCCCCCAATGCGCAGCGCGTGTCGGTGGTTGGCGAATTCAACGTCTGGGATGGTCGGCGCATGATGATGCGCCAGCGGGGGGCGACCGGTGTTTGGGAAATCTTCGTGCCCGGCATTGGCGAGGGCGAGATTTACAAATACGAAATCATCGCGCCGGATGGATCACTGCTGCCGCAAAAGGCGGACCCGGTCGGTTTCGGGGCCGAGCACCCGCCGCGCACCGGATCGGTTGTGCGCAAGATCGACGGCTACGCGTGGGATGATGCGCAGTGGATGACGCGGCGCGCGGATGTGCAGCGCATTGATCAGCCCGTGTCGATCTATGAGGTGCATCTCGGCTCATGGCGGCGCGTGCCGGAAGATGGCAATCGCCCGCTCAGCTATGTGGAACTGGCCGATCAACTGGTGGCTTACGTCAAGGACATGGGGTTCACCCATATGGAAGTGATGCCGGTCTCTGAATTTCCTTTTGACGGGTCATGGGGCTATCAGCCCATCGGGCTCTTTGCACCGACGATCCGCCATGGCACGTTGGACGAATTCCGCGCGCTGGTCGCTGCGTGCCACCGGGAAAACATCGGCGTGATCCTCGACTGGGTGCCGGGGCATTTTCCGGAGGATGCGCATGGGCTGGGCCGGTTTGACGGCACGGCCCTTTACGAACATGCCGACCGCAAGGAAGGGTTTCACCCCGATTGGAACACGCTGGTCTACAACTACGGGCGGGCGGAGGTCGCAAATTACCTTGCGGCGAATGCGCTTTACTGGCTGCAGGAACACCATGTCGATGGGCTGCGTGTGGATGCGGTCGCCTCGATGCTCTACCGCGACTATTCGCGCAAGGATGGCGAGTGGATCCCGAACAGGGACGGCGGGCGCGAGAACTACGAAGCCATTTCATTCTTGCAGAAAGTGAACACCGAAAGTTACGGCGAGGTGCCGGGCATCATGACCATTGCCGAGGAATCCACCGCCTTTCCGGGTGTGAGCGCGCCAGTGGACGCAGGGGGGCTGGGCTTTGGCTTCAAGTGGAACATGGGTTGGATGAACGATACGCTGCAATACATGCAGCAGGATCCGATCCATCGCAAATACCACCACCACGAGATGACCTTTGGCCTGCACTATGCCTTTTCGGAAAACTTCATCCTGCCGCTCAGCCATGATGAGGTGGTGCATGGCAAGGGGTCATTGCTCGATAAGATGCCGGGGCAGGGGGATGACAAATTCGCAAACCTACGCGCCTATTACGGCTTCATGTGGGGGCATCCGGGCAAAAAGCTGCTGTTCATGGGCTGCGAGTTTGCACAGGGCGTTGAGTGGAACCACGACAGCAGTCTTGACTGGCACCTGTTGGATCACCCGCAACACCGCGGCATGCAGAACCTTGTGCGTGATCTGAACGCGCTCTACCGGGAAAATGCGGCGCTTCATGGTCTGGACTGCGCAGCGCAAGGTTTTGAATGGATTGACGAAAACAACGCCGAGGCGTCGGTCCTTGCCTGGCTGCGACATGGGCCGGATGGCGGCGCACCGATGCTTGTGGTGAGTAATTTCACGCCGGTCGAGCGATCACATTATCGCCTCGGCGTGCCGCAGGCCGGGCGATGGGTGGAGCGGCTGAATACCAATGCGGATTGCTATGGCGGGACCGGTTTGGGCAACTTGGGCGGTGTGCAAAGCGCCGATATCGCGGCCGCCGGTCGGCCCTTTTCGATCGACGTGGTTTTGCCGCCGCTCACCACGCTGTTTTTTCAGCTGGATGACGGGTGA
- a CDS encoding glycogen/starch/alpha-glucan phosphorylase, which yields MTTPRISAPSVEAFSAAILRHLKLSLGKDPEHASLYDWRMSLALSLRDHVVEPWFESTRKTYEARGKRVYYLSMEFLIGRLVEDVAVNLGFEDIAEEAITALGQNYGDVVANEPDAALGNGGLGRLAACFMDSLSTLGIPAYGYGIRYEHGLFEQHFEEGAQIETAETWLSQAHVWEFERPEVTYPIHFGGHVAVEDGKTVWHAGETVMASAYDTPVLGWQGRWANTLRLWAAKPTTNFDLESFNRGDYIAASAPEALARTISRVLYPDDTTDVGKELRLKQEYFFTSASLQDLLRRFLSEGGALKDLPDHVAIQLNDTHPAIAGPELVRLLMDEHQFEVAQAITTARACLAYTNHTLLPEALERWPEDLFARVLPRHYRIIQLIEAAHFATAGETVRIFEHGEVKMGELAFVMAHHVNGVSALHSELVKETVFSDLNAAYPGRIINQTNGITPRRWLYTCNRPLRGLINDTIGTAWPDNLDQLSGLTAHVEDSAFLDRFQAAKDANKARLADWLKARDGVSVDPAAMFDVQIKRIHEYKRQLMNLLETVALWNDIRANPNGAWTPRVKLFGGKAAPGYVVAKEIIHLINDAARVINADPVTREFLQIVYPENYNVSMAEMLIPAADLSEQISTAGKEASGTGNMKFALNGAPTIGTLDGANVEIRDCVGAENFFLFGLTAAEVTARRAEPDYARTAIAASPRLSEVLDQIRSGLFSGGDRDRYVNLVNGLYDHDYFLVTCDFDAYFAAQRQVDTAFADSRTWTRMAALNTARVGWFSSDRTISGYAKDIWQAQSLLEQRDADQNVA from the coding sequence ATGACCACACCCCGTATTTCTGCCCCATCCGTTGAAGCGTTCAGCGCGGCCATCCTGCGCCATCTGAAATTGTCGCTGGGCAAGGACCCGGAGCATGCGTCGCTCTATGACTGGCGCATGTCACTGGCGTTGAGCCTGCGCGATCATGTGGTGGAACCGTGGTTCGAGAGCACCCGCAAGACCTATGAAGCACGCGGCAAGCGCGTTTATTATTTGTCGATGGAGTTTCTGATCGGGCGTCTTGTGGAGGACGTGGCCGTGAACCTCGGCTTTGAGGACATCGCAGAAGAGGCGATCACGGCGCTGGGTCAAAACTACGGCGATGTCGTGGCCAACGAGCCCGACGCAGCGCTTGGCAACGGCGGGCTGGGGCGATTGGCGGCGTGTTTCATGGATTCGCTCTCGACGCTTGGAATCCCGGCCTACGGATATGGCATCCGCTATGAACACGGGTTGTTTGAACAACATTTTGAAGAGGGTGCGCAGATCGAGACGGCAGAGACATGGCTCTCACAAGCGCATGTCTGGGAGTTTGAGCGCCCCGAAGTGACCTATCCCATCCATTTCGGCGGACATGTGGCAGTTGAAGACGGCAAAACCGTCTGGCACGCGGGCGAAACGGTTATGGCATCGGCCTATGACACGCCCGTGCTGGGCTGGCAGGGACGGTGGGCGAATACGCTGCGGTTATGGGCGGCCAAACCGACCACCAATTTCGACCTCGAAAGCTTCAACCGTGGCGATTACATCGCGGCCAGCGCGCCCGAAGCGCTCGCGCGGACCATCAGCCGTGTGCTCTATCCCGACGATACCACCGATGTGGGCAAGGAGCTGCGCCTGAAACAGGAGTACTTCTTTACTTCCGCCTCCCTGCAGGACCTGCTGCGCCGCTTTCTCAGCGAGGGCGGGGCGCTCAAGGACCTGCCGGATCATGTTGCGATCCAGCTGAACGATACGCACCCGGCGATTGCCGGTCCGGAACTGGTGCGTTTGCTCATGGATGAGCACCAGTTCGAAGTGGCGCAGGCCATCACCACCGCCCGCGCTTGCCTTGCCTATACGAACCACACGCTGCTGCCGGAAGCGCTGGAGCGCTGGCCCGAAGACCTGTTTGCGCGTGTGCTGCCGCGCCATTACCGCATCATCCAGCTGATCGAGGCGGCACATTTCGCCACGGCGGGCGAAACCGTGCGCATCTTTGAGCATGGCGAGGTCAAGATGGGCGAACTGGCCTTTGTCATGGCCCATCACGTCAATGGCGTTTCTGCGCTGCACTCCGAACTGGTCAAGGAAACGGTGTTTTCGGACCTCAACGCGGCCTATCCGGGCCGCATCATCAACCAGACCAACGGCATTACTCCGCGCCGCTGGCTTTACACCTGCAACCGGCCGCTGCGCGGGCTGATCAATGACACGATCGGAACCGCCTGGCCGGATAATCTTGATCAGCTCTCGGGCTTGACGGCGCATGTGGAGGACAGCGCGTTCCTCGACCGGTTTCAGGCGGCCAAGGACGCCAACAAGGCGCGGCTTGCCGATTGGCTCAAGGCGCGCGATGGCGTCAGCGTCGATCCCGCCGCCATGTTTGATGTGCAAATCAAACGCATCCATGAATACAAACGCCAGCTGATGAACCTGCTGGAAACGGTTGCGCTCTGGAATGACATCCGCGCCAATCCGAATGGCGCTTGGACACCGCGCGTCAAACTGTTCGGGGGCAAGGCGGCCCCGGGCTATGTGGTCGCAAAAGAGATCATCCACCTGATCAACGACGCCGCACGCGTCATCAATGCGGACCCGGTCACGCGTGAATTCCTGCAAATCGTCTATCCGGAAAACTACAATGTTTCCATGGCCGAGATGTTGATCCCGGCGGCGGACCTCTCGGAACAGATCTCGACCGCCGGAAAGGAAGCATCCGGTACCGGCAACATGAAATTCGCCCTGAACGGCGCGCCCACCATCGGCACGCTCGATGGCGCCAACGTGGAAATCCGCGACTGCGTCGGGGCCGAGAATTTCTTTCTGTTTGGCTTGACGGCGGCGGAGGTGACGGCGCGCCGGGCAGAGCCTGATTATGCCCGTACCGCAATTGCCGCGAGCCCCCGGTTGAGCGAAGTGCTGGACCAGATCAGATCAGGCCTGTTTTCCGGTGGCGACAGGGATCGCTATGTGAACCTTGTGAATGGCCTTTATGATCACGACTACTTCCTTGTGACCTGTGATTTTGACGCCTATTTCGCCGCGCAACGCCAGGTCGATACGGCCTTTGCCGACAGTCGCACCTGGACCCGGATGGCCGCGTTGAACACCGCGCGCGTGGGGTGGTTCTCCTCTGACAGAACGATCAGCGGCTATGCCAAGGACATCTGGCAAGCGCAAAGCCTGCTGGAACAACGCGACGCAGACCAGAACGTCGCCTGA